In Caldanaerovirga acetigignens, the following are encoded in one genomic region:
- a CDS encoding ECF transporter S component, producing MNSGRAKGAALGVRTLAVAGVLGAISIVLGMTPLGFIPVPTAAGHATTMHIPAVLGGVLEGPVAGALTGLIFGLHSFMRAGSPIFADPVVAILPRVFIGVVAYYAYRLTGSVALAAAFGTITNTAGVLGIAVMRGYLPAPAAWTVAVTHGIPEIVVAVLITALVYRSLKRARR from the coding sequence ATGAACAGCGGCAGGGCGAAGGGAGCGGCACTCGGGGTAAGAACTCTAGCGGTAGCAGGGGTTCTGGGGGCTATCTCCATAGTCCTAGGTATGACTCCCCTAGGGTTCATTCCGGTTCCCACTGCGGCGGGACATGCAACGACAATGCACATCCCGGCCGTATTGGGAGGAGTGCTGGAAGGACCGGTAGCAGGGGCTTTGACTGGTCTCATATTCGGCCTTCACAGCTTTATGAGGGCAGGTTCTCCGATTTTTGCTGACCCGGTGGTAGCAATTTTGCCTAGGGTGTTTATTGGTGTGGTAGCCTACTATGCCTACAGGTTAACCGGCAGTGTGGCCCTGGCAGCGGCTTTCGGTACCATCACCAATACAGCGGGAGTGTTGGGAATTGCGGTCATGAGAGGATACCTGCCAGCTCCTGCAGCATGGACAGTTGCTGTTACCCACGGTATCCCCGAGATAGTGGTGGCTGTTTTGATAACTGCCCTGGTTTATAGGAGTCTTAAAAGGGCAAGAAGGTGA
- the dusB gene encoding tRNA dihydrouridine synthase DusB, with the protein MQFDWGNREGFPNLDFPPIFLAPMAGITDLPFRLICKELGADVVITEMVSTRGLCYGDKKTESLLLVDPMEHPVGVQLFGNDPEFFCKAIEKIKDYPFDFININMGCPTPKIVKNGDGCALMREPALAQEIIRESVRTSRVPVTVKIRKGWDDEHVNAVEFSKMAEESGATMVIIHGRTREQFYSGRADWNIIREVKKAVNVPVIGNGDIFSAEDALSMLEQTGCDGVMVGRGALGNPFIFREIKHYLRTGEKLPKPTLDEKRLVIYRHLDLAFNFHGEKIGLLEMRKHIAWYLKGLPHSSVVKQKIQRSNSVSEIKSMLDEYFVILRNASGQEVV; encoded by the coding sequence ATGCAATTTGATTGGGGAAACCGGGAAGGTTTCCCCAATCTTGACTTTCCGCCGATATTCCTTGCGCCGATGGCGGGAATAACCGACCTTCCGTTCAGGCTGATTTGCAAGGAGTTAGGAGCCGATGTGGTGATAACCGAGATGGTAAGCACCAGGGGCTTATGTTACGGCGATAAGAAGACTGAATCTTTACTCTTGGTAGACCCAATGGAACATCCGGTAGGGGTACAACTGTTTGGCAATGACCCTGAATTTTTCTGTAAAGCCATTGAAAAGATAAAGGATTACCCTTTTGACTTTATAAACATAAACATGGGATGCCCGACTCCGAAGATTGTGAAAAACGGCGATGGATGCGCCTTGATGAGGGAACCGGCCCTGGCCCAGGAGATAATCAGGGAATCGGTGAGAACATCAAGGGTGCCGGTCACAGTAAAAATCCGAAAGGGCTGGGATGACGAGCACGTAAACGCCGTCGAGTTTTCGAAAATGGCCGAAGAGAGTGGAGCGACGATGGTCATAATCCACGGAAGGACCAGGGAACAGTTTTACAGCGGGAGAGCCGATTGGAATATAATAAGGGAAGTAAAAAAAGCTGTCAATGTCCCCGTCATTGGAAACGGCGATATTTTTTCGGCTGAAGACGCTCTATCGATGCTGGAGCAGACGGGTTGCGACGGCGTCATGGTGGGACGCGGTGCACTGGGAAACCCCTTTATTTTTAGGGAAATAAAACACTATCTAAGGACGGGCGAAAAACTTCCGAAACCCACCTTGGACGAGAAAAGGCTTGTAATATACAGGCACCTTGATCTGGCCTTTAATTTTCACGGTGAAAAAATCGGTCTGCTGGAGATGAGAAAGCACATAGCATGGTACTTGAAGGGGTTGCCTCATTCTTCTGTTGTAAAGCAAAAAATTCAAAGAAGCAATAGTGTGAGTGAAATTAAATCGATGCTGGATGAATACTTCGTAATTTTGAGAAATGCCTCAGGGCAGGAGGTGGTTTGA
- a CDS encoding ArsR/SmtB family transcription factor, which produces MTLNAVESKVRFLESLADKTRLRIVEALREREKTVSQLVQELGASQSNISGHLRLLKISGIIKSRQEGKYVYYSLSSSVIAEFLTKLEDLLIAMKREALESA; this is translated from the coding sequence TTGACGTTGAATGCAGTTGAATCCAAAGTAAGATTTTTGGAAAGCTTGGCGGATAAAACCAGGCTCAGGATAGTGGAAGCTTTAAGGGAAAGGGAAAAAACAGTAAGCCAGCTTGTTCAGGAGCTGGGTGCGAGCCAGTCGAATATTTCGGGACACCTGAGACTTCTTAAGATAAGCGGAATCATAAAAAGCCGACAGGAAGGGAAATACGTCTACTACAGCTTGAGCAGCAGCGTTATCGCAGAATTTCTCACGAAGCTGGAAGACCTGCTTATTGCAATGAAAAGGGAAGCCCTTGAAAGTGCATAA
- a CDS encoding type III pantothenate kinase: MLLTIDVGNTNIVFGVFRGKELAAHWRFSTHKEQTEDEYGILLKNLMEDAGIDCGQIKGVVISSVVPTVTPYLEKMCGKYLRVKPLLVGPGIKTGINIRVENPREVGADRIVNMVGATYKYKVPLIVVDFGTATTFDAVSSNMEFLGGAIAPGLLISAEALFKSASKLFRVEIVKPERVIGKNTTTNIQSGLFYGYAGLVDNIVELMKKEMEEELGEEDIFVVATGGVAHLIAPGTRTIDKVDSMLTLEGLRIIYEKNAI; this comes from the coding sequence TTGCTTCTCACCATAGACGTGGGCAACACCAACATAGTTTTCGGAGTTTTCAGAGGGAAAGAACTCGCAGCCCACTGGAGATTTTCGACCCACAAGGAACAGACGGAAGATGAATACGGTATCCTTTTAAAGAACCTGATGGAAGATGCAGGCATCGACTGCGGGCAAATAAAAGGGGTCGTAATATCGTCCGTGGTTCCCACCGTTACTCCCTATTTGGAAAAAATGTGTGGGAAATATCTCAGAGTTAAGCCATTACTGGTCGGGCCGGGCATTAAAACGGGAATTAACATAAGGGTGGAAAATCCCCGCGAAGTGGGAGCAGACAGGATAGTTAACATGGTGGGCGCAACCTACAAATATAAAGTTCCCCTAATCGTTGTAGATTTCGGGACCGCCACTACTTTCGACGCGGTAAGCTCTAATATGGAATTCCTCGGGGGCGCTATAGCCCCCGGACTTTTGATTTCAGCCGAGGCCCTTTTCAAAAGCGCATCGAAGCTTTTCCGGGTAGAGATAGTAAAGCCCGAAAGGGTTATAGGAAAAAACACCACGACCAACATTCAATCGGGTCTCTTTTACGGATATGCGGGATTGGTAGACAACATAGTGGAGTTGATGAAAAAGGAAATGGAGGAAGAACTGGGTGAGGAAGATATATTTGTGGTAGCAACGGGCGGAGTTGCGCATCTTATTGCGCCCGGGACCAGAACGATAGATAAGGTTGACAGCATGTTGACCCTCGAGGGGTTGAGGATAATATATGAAAAAAATGCAATTTGA